The genome window ACCTCAGTTACGACTCCTGCCCCTACTGTCCTGCCACCCTCTCTTATGGCAAATCTCAATTCCTTCTCCATTGCTATCGGCGTTATCAGCTCTACTACCAGGTTTGTGTTATCTCCTGGCATTACCATCTCCACTCCCTCAGGCAGTTTCGCTACCCCTGTCACGTCTGTTGTCCTGAAGTAAAACTGCGGCCGATATCCATTGAAAAATGGGGTGTGCCTGCCACCCTCTTCTTTCGTAAGTACATATACTTCTGCCTTGAATTTGGTGTGCGGGGTTATGCTGCCTGGTTTGGCAAGTACCATCCCCCTCTCTACTTGTTCTTTGTCTATTCCCCTTAATAGTACTCCTATGTTGTCCCCTGCTCTGCCTTCATCAAGCAGTTTCCTGAACATCTCTACCCCTGTGGCTATGCTCTTTCTGGTCTCTCCAAGTCCTACTATCTCTACTTCTTCCCCTACCTTGATTATTCCCCTCTCTACTCTGCCTGTCACTACTGTGCCCCTGCCTGATATGGTGAATACGTCCTCTACGGGCATTAAAAAGGGCTTGTCTATCTCTCTCTTGGGGGTCGGTATGTATTCGTCTACTGCCTTCATTAACTCTTCTATGCTCTTGAATTCTTCTGCACTTGCCTCTTTGCTCTCTGTCTGCATGGCCCTCAGTGCTGAGCCCTTTACTACCGGTATCTTGTCGCCAGGAAATCCGTATTTGCTTAATAGTTCCCTTACTTCAAGTTCTACTAAGTCCAGTAGTTCAGGGTCATCTACCATGTCTACTTTGTTTAGATATACTACTATGTATGGCACCCCTACCTGCCTCGCCAGTAGTATGTGCTCTCTGGTCTGGGGCATTGGCCCATCCGCTGCACTCACTACTAATATCGCTCCGTCCATCTGGGCTGCTCCTGTTATCATGTTCTTTACATAGTCTGCATGCCCAGGACAGTCTACATGCGCATAGTGCCTCGCATCTGTCTCATACTCTACATGCGCTGTCGCTATGGTTATCCCCCTGGCCTTCTCTTCAGGTGCGTTGTCTATGCTGTCATATGCCCTGAATTGCGCCTTGCCCTTCAGTGCCAGATGCTTGGTTATCGCTGATGTAAGGGTGGTCTTGCCATGGTCTACATGCCCTATTGTCCCTACGTTTACGTGGGGCTTTACCCTCTCAAATTTGGCCTTTGCCATATTCGCCTCCTTACTAAAAGTTTGTTGAGTTTATTGAGTTTGTTGAGTTTATCGGGTTAGGGATAAAACACCACTTTATTATTCCTTAACTCAACAAACTCAATAAACTCAATGAACTACTCACTATCGTTATTCTCCTTTAACCTTTGCCACTATGCTTTCAGAAATCCCACGGGGAATGTCTTCATAGTGGGAAAATTGCATCGTATAGGTTGCACGGCCCTGCGTCTTTGACCTCAGGTCAGTCGCATAACCAAACATTTCAGCAAGTGGAACCTGAGCCCTTACAATCTGCGCCTTGCCTCTTTTTTCCATGGTCTGAACCTTACCCCTCCTTGCATTCAGGTCACCAATAACATCGCCCATATATTCTTCAGGGGTAACAGCCTCAACATTCATGATTGGCTCCAGAAGTACAGGCTTTGCCATTTTTACCGCTTCTTTAAAGGCAATAGAGCCAGCAATTTTAAAGGCCATTTCTGAGGAGTCAACCTCATGATCTGAGCCATCAAACAAAGTGACCTTCACATCAATAACAGGATAGCCTGCAAGTACACCGCTTTCAAGGGCTTCCTTTATCCCCTTCTCAACAGGGGAGATGTATTCCTTTGGAATTGCGCCACCAACAACCTTATTCACAAATTCAAAACCCTTACCTGGTTCCTGAGACTCAATTTCAATATAAACATGACCGTACTGACCTCTACCGCCAGTTTGTCTTACATATTTACCTTCAGCCTTTGCCTTCCCTCTTATAGTCTCCTTATATGCCACCTGGGGTTTCCCAACATTGGCACTTACCTTAAACTCTCTCATAAGGCGGTCAACTATAATCTCCAGGTGAAGTTCTCCCATACCAGATATAATAGTCTGTCCTGTCTCT of Nitrospirota bacterium contains these proteins:
- the tuf gene encoding elongation factor Tu; translation: MAKAKFERVKPHVNVGTIGHVDHGKTTLTSAITKHLALKGKAQFRAYDSIDNAPEEKARGITIATAHVEYETDARHYAHVDCPGHADYVKNMITGAAQMDGAILVVSAADGPMPQTREHILLARQVGVPYIVVYLNKVDMVDDPELLDLVELEVRELLSKYGFPGDKIPVVKGSALRAMQTESKEASAEEFKSIEELMKAVDEYIPTPKREIDKPFLMPVEDVFTISGRGTVVTGRVERGIIKVGEEVEIVGLGETRKSIATGVEMFRKLLDEGRAGDNIGVLLRGIDKEQVERGMVLAKPGSITPHTKFKAEVYVLTKEEGGRHTPFFNGYRPQFYFRTTDVTGVAKLPEGVEMVMPGDNTNLVVELITPIAMEKELRFAIREGGRTVGAGVVTEV